The following is a genomic window from Deinococcus aerolatus.
GGCAGGCCACGCTACACCGAGAGATCGCCGGGGCGCTGGCCGAGACGGCGCAGTTGGAACTGCAGAGTGCTGGGCTGGCCGCCGGGGTGCAGGCCGCCGCCGCCGGGGTGGAGGCCGCCCGCGAGGCCGCGCAGGACGCCCGTGCCCGCCGCGACGCGCATGCCGGCGCCCTGGACGCCCTCAAGGCGGCCCGCGACGCCCACGCGCAGGCCGAACGCTACCGCGCGCACCTGCGCGGTGAGGCCGCCGCGTTGGAGGCAGAGTTGTCGGGCCTGCCGACCTCGGCCCCGGCCCAGCCCGCCGCCGATCTGGCTGCGCTGGAGGCCGGCGCCGCCCGCATCCGCAGCGACGCCGAGGCCGCCGAACGCCGCGCCCGCACGCTGGACGCCGAACTGACCCGTGCCCGCACGCTGGCCGCCCGCGCCGCCGAGGGGCTGGCCCGCAGCGAGGCCAGCCGCGAGACCCTGCGGGCCGAACTGGAGCGGGCCGAGGGCAACCTTGAAACCGCCCGTGACGCGCTGGAGGCTGCCGCCGAACGCCTCGCCCTCTCAGCTCACGCCCGCGAATACGCGGAGGGGCAGTACGCCGCGCTGGCCGCCGCCCGCGAGGCCGCCGCTGCCCAGGAGCGGCATGTGGCCAGCGAACTGGCCCGTGTCCAGGCCAGTGTGGCCCCGCTGCGGCGCGAACGGGAGCGTCTCCAGGCCACCCTGAACAGCTACGCCCGTTACGGCGAGGGCGCCCGCAACGCACTGCGGCTGGACCACCCCGGCATCGTGGGCTCGGTGGCGGACCTGCTGACGGTCCCCGCCGAATATGAGACCGCCATCGGGGCGGCGCTGGGCCGGCGGCTGGAACAGGTGGTGGTGGGAGCCGCCGACGACGCCCGCGACATCATCGAGGAACTGAAACGCGCCGGGGGCCGGGCCACCTTTCTGCCGCTGGACCTGCTGCGTGCCCGCCCGCGCCGCGACGCCGGGTTTCTGCACGAGCCGGGCGTGGTGGGCAATCTGGCGGACCTGTGCCCCAGTGATCCGCCGCTGGTGGGTCAGGCAATCCTGGCCGACACGCTGGTGGTGCAGGACCTGCGGGCGGCCAACCGGATCGCGCGCTCGCACAGCAACCGCCCGCGCCTGGTCACGCTGGGCGGCGAACTGGTGGAACCCGGCGGGGCCATCACCGGGGGGCGCCTGCGCGACAGCGGCGCGGGCGTCCTGAGCGATCAGCGGCGCTTTCAGGAGCTGGAGGCGGAACTGGCCGAGGCCGACGCGCTGGCTCAGCGGTTTTCGGCGCAGCTGGAACAGGCGCGGATGACCCTGAACGGCGGCAGTGAACGCCACGACGCGCTGCTGGCCGCCCGCGAACGCGCGGTCCGCGAGGAACGGGACGCCGAGCGCCGCGTGACCGAATTGACCGCGCAGATCAGGAGCCTGAACGAGAACCGGGACCGTCTGCTGGCCCGGCTGGTGCCGGAGGCGGAGGCCCCCTCTGCTCCAGAATTGCCGGATGTGGAAGGGCTGGAAGCCGAACTCACTGCCGCCCGGCACACCGCCGAGACGGGCCGGGCGGCCGAGCGCGGGGCTGCCGAGGAACTGGCCCTGGCCCGCGAACTGGCCTCGGCGTGGCGGGCCTACGGTGCGGCCCAGACCCGCGCCGCCGATCTGCGGGTGCGCCTGGAAGCCAATGCCGGGGCCGCTGCCGCCCAGGACGCGCATCTGGAGGCCGCCGCCGCCGAACTGGCGCGGCGTGAGGTCGCCCTGGTGGACCTGGATGAGACCGAATTTCAGCGTGCCGAGGCCGCCCGCGAGGCCGCCGCGCTGGCCTACGCCAACCTGATCGGCACCCAGAACCGGGTGCGCGCCCGCCTGGACGATCTGCGGGTGCTGGTGGCCCGCCGCGAGGGCAGCCTTGAACCCCTGTCCGACGGCTGCGTTCCGTCCGGCACTCCGCGCGAGTGGACGGCGGAACTGAATCGCGCCCGCGCCGAACTGGACGGGCTGGGCACCGTCAACGCCCGCGCCGAGGCCGATCACGCCGCCGAACTGCACGAGCTCCAGGCCCAGCGCACCGAGGCCGCCGACGCGCAGGGGGCCACCGCCGAACTGCGTGCCCATCTGGGTGAACTGGAGGACGCTGAGGACAGCGCCACCCGCGCCGCCTTCGCCCGCGTCAATGCCGCCTTCCGCGAGTACAGCGCCGAACTGCTGGGCGGCGAGGGTGAACTGGAAACCGAGACCGGCGACTCGGGCCGCCTGACGGGCCTGAGGCTGGCCGTACAGCCCAGGGGCAAGCGCACCCGCAACCTGAACCTCCTGAGCGCCGGGGAGCGCACCATGGCCGGCCTGGGCTTCCTGTTCGCGCTGAACCATGCGGGCGGCGACGGCGGCGCGGGCGGCCTGCCCCTGGCCGTGCTGGACGAGGTGGACGCCCCACTGGACGAGGCCAACATCCGCCGCTTCACCGCCTTTCTGGAGCGTTTCAGCGCACGCGGCGCGCAGTTTCTGCTGGTCACCCACCAGAAGGCCACGATGGAAGTCGCCACCGCCCTGTGGGGCGTGACCACCGACGGCAGCGGGGCCAGCCGCGTGCTGAGCATCAAGCAGGCCGAGGACGCGGCGCGGCGGGTGCTGGTGGAGGGTTAGGACTGGGGCATGAAGGCGTCCAGTTCCCGCTGCAGCTCCTGGTAAAACTGCGCGATATGAATGCCGTCGCAGGCGGCGTGGTTGGCGCGCAGCGCCACCGGCATTCGCAACCGCCCCGCGCTTCGCTCGTAGCGTCCCACTGTGACAACGGGCAATAGATAATCCGCTGCATCCTGAATGTTCAGCTCGAACGCGCTGAAGCCCAGCCACGGCGTGACCGAGATGTTCAGCGCGTTGGGCGGCGTCCCTGGTTTGGGCAGATAGTCCGGCAGCGGGCCGTAGTGCTGGGCGTCGGCATGATGGTGTTCCAGAAATTCACCGAGGCTGCTGCCCAGCTCTGTCCACAACGCCGAAAAGGTCTCTGTCTCCGGATGAACGACGGTGTAGAGGGGCAGGACGCTGTCCCAGATGCCGGGCTGGGTGCCGTCGAGCAGGCCCATCCTCAGCGCGGGGAGCCGATTGACCACCGCGCAGATGGAATAGATCAGGGCGGGAACGAAGGGCCACCCTCTTTCTTTCAGCCGTTCCCTGAACGACGTCACGTCCACAGAGACCGTGACGTTGAATGTGCAGGGGTTCTGCCGGAAGTGCTGATAAATCTGGCGACGGGGCCAGGTGGTCAGGTCAAGGGGGCGCAGCATTCCCGCACTCTAGCGGCGTCAACCGCCGTGCCCTGCATTCGCCATTGTGCCTTCCCCCCGAATACGCCACAACGCTCAAGGCGGCGTGCGGCCAGATTTGCGACAATGGACCGATGAACACCCCGACTCCACAACAGGCACTGACCGAATTCCTGTCCTGCTGGCAGAAACGGGATTACTCCAGCATGTCGCGGCTGCTGCCCGCGCAGGGCACGCCGCCAAAGAAGCAAACGGTCAAGGCCACCCGTGAGCTGTACGGCCCCCAGAAACTGACCGACTTCAACCTGCTGGCCGCCCGCGACACGGACCCCGCCGCCACCAACCTGGACGTGGAACTGCACTACCGCGAGGCCGGAGAGCTGGAAGTCAGGCGCTGGCGCTTCCGCATGGTGTACGTCAACGACGCCGGGCAGCCGATTCCGCGCAATCAGCCCTCGGGCCGCTGGAAGCCGTATGTCAAGCGCATCCTGCCGGACCCCCCGGCGCTGCGGGCCTGACCCAGGGCTGGGGAAAAACAGGGAGTCACCGGGACGACATTCGCCCGGTGACTCCCTGTTTCTATGCCTGCGGTGCTGAAACCTACTTCCTGGTGCTTTTCGGGACCGCGACGGCCAGATCGGCGGCGGTGATCGGGTGTTCCTGCGCGCCGAAGCCGGTGGCGGCCAGCGCTCCAGCGGCGTTGGCGGCGCGCGCACTCTCAGCCATGCTGGCCCCCGACAGGATCGCGTGGGCAAAAGTGGCGGTAAAGGTATCGCCCGCACCGGTGGAATCCACCACCGCGGCGCCTTGCGGCGGCACGGCGTCGACCAGCTCAGTCTCGGTGGGGGTCCAGATGATGCTGCCCATCTTGCCCACCTTGACCACCACCCGCTGCGCCCCGGCCTCGCCCAGTTGCTTCAGCGCCGCGCTGATCGAACGGGTTCCGGTCAGCGCCTGAAGTTCGTGCTGGTTGAGCGTCAGGTAGTTCGAGCGCAGCGCCTCGTCGCGCAGGCCGGTGCCCACCTTGTTGACGGCGCCGGTGCCCAGATCGATAAAGACCGGCACGTCTTTCTTGGCGTTGCGGGCGTACTCGACGGCCTGCAGGGTGAATTCGCGCTGCGGCCCCTCGATCAGGCTGTAGGCGTTGACGATCAGGGCGTCGCACACCTCCACGTCCTTCTTCTTCAGTTTGGCCGGGTCCAGCTGCCGGTTGGCCGCGCCGTCGCTGATCATGGTCCGCTGGCCGTCGGCGGTCTGCATCAGCGTGATGGTGCTGGTCAGGTGGCTGGCGCTGCGCTGGATGGCGGCCTCACTGACGCCGCTCTCGCGCACGCGGCTCAGAGCGTAGTCGGCAAAGGGATCGTCGCCGACACAGGCGGCCAGCGTGACGGTGTGGCCCAGCCGGGCCAGCGTCACGGCAATGGTGCCGCCCGCGCCGCCGGGCTTCATGCTGGCGCGCAGGGGAGTCACTTCCTCGCCGGGCCGGGGCAGTTTGTTCAGGTGATACAGGTGGTCAACGGTCACGTCGCCGATTACGTAGAACTTCAAGGGAAAACCTCCGGGGCGGACCCCGTTTTGGGAAGGTGATGTCGCGCGGGCAACGTCACTGAAAAGCCGGCACAGCCGGGGCGGACAGCCCCGTGATCGGGAGGGTCAGGCCAGTGGAGAGCAGACACAAATTCGTAAGCGTTACCCTAGCACGCCCAGCCGTTCGGCCAAATCGCGCAGGGCGCCCAGCGGCACGTCCTCGGCCCGCACGTCCGGACGCAGGCCGAGGGCCTCCAGCGCCGCGTCGATGGCCGCCGCGTCCTGCCCGATCATCCGCAGGTTGTTGCGCAGCGTCTTGCGGCGGTGGTGCAGGGCCGCCTCCACAAACTTCAGCAGGGCGGCGGGGGGCGGTGGCCGGGAGCGGTCAAAGTCCAGCCGGATCACGCTGCTGGTCACGTCGGGGGCTGGAAAGAACGCCCCCTTGGGCACGTCCCGGACATGCCGGACCGTGCCGTACAGCGCGGCCAGCGCACTCAGAAAGCCGTAGTTGTCGTCTCCCGGCCTGGAGGCCAGCCGCTGCCCAACCTCCTTCTGCACCAGCACGGTGGCCGAGACGATGGCGGGCGCGTGCATGAACCGCGACAGCAGCACCCCGGTGATGTAGTACGGCAGGTTGGCCACCACCCGCGTGCCCTGCGGCAGCGAGGCGTAATCGAAATCCAGCGCGTCGCCCCAGACCACCTGAACGTCCACGTCGGCCAGCGTCTCGGCCAGCACCGGTCGCAGCTTCTCGTCCTTTTCCAGCGCGGTAACGCGCGCGCCGCGCAGGGCGATCTCGCGGGTCAGCACGCCCAGGCCGGGGCCGACCTCCAGCACCGGGGTGCCCTCGGCCGGGCCGCCCGTCAGCCCTGCCTCGGCAATGGCACGCAGGATGTTGCCGTCGATCAGGAAATTCTGTCCCAGGCTCTTGGTGGGGCGCAGGCCGTGCTGCGCCAGCAGGTCGCGTACCCGTGCGGGCGAGTACAGGGGTGCGGGTGGGGTGGGGTTCGGGCTGGTGGGCGGGTCTGGGGTCATCAGGGCAGGGTCTCCATGCGGGCGGCCCGCAGGGGAACTGTCAGGGCGCGTCAGTATACCCGTGCAGTGCCCCCGAAAAGGGGCCGCGGTGCGGGTCCCCTAGAAGAACACGCCTT
Proteins encoded in this region:
- a CDS encoding AAA family ATPase; amino-acid sequence: MLRTITLQGFKSFAERTRLEFGPGVSAVIGPNGSGKSNVVEGLRWVTHGARARELRAGRGSELIFHGSGSKAPLGLAEVQLELQTPEGRLNLSRRIYRDGAGEQDLNGRPVRARDVQAALRGTGLGPGGLAVIGQGEVSGVVGAEGRTLLGYVQEAAGLSRAVSARQETEARLREADAHLDRLRLVLDEREAAVSRLERAAALARRWRELGLRILTLEDALKRERQATLHREIAGALAETAQLELQSAGLAAGVQAAAAGVEAAREAAQDARARRDAHAGALDALKAARDAHAQAERYRAHLRGEAAALEAELSGLPTSAPAQPAADLAALEAGAARIRSDAEAAERRARTLDAELTRARTLAARAAEGLARSEASRETLRAELERAEGNLETARDALEAAAERLALSAHAREYAEGQYAALAAAREAAAAQERHVASELARVQASVAPLRRERERLQATLNSYARYGEGARNALRLDHPGIVGSVADLLTVPAEYETAIGAALGRRLEQVVVGAADDARDIIEELKRAGGRATFLPLDLLRARPRRDAGFLHEPGVVGNLADLCPSDPPLVGQAILADTLVVQDLRAANRIARSHSNRPRLVTLGGELVEPGGAITGGRLRDSGAGVLSDQRRFQELEAELAEADALAQRFSAQLEQARMTLNGGSERHDALLAARERAVREERDAERRVTELTAQIRSLNENRDRLLARLVPEAEAPSAPELPDVEGLEAELTAARHTAETGRAAERGAAEELALARELASAWRAYGAAQTRAADLRVRLEANAGAAAAQDAHLEAAAAELARREVALVDLDETEFQRAEAAREAAALAYANLIGTQNRVRARLDDLRVLVARREGSLEPLSDGCVPSGTPREWTAELNRARAELDGLGTVNARAEADHAAELHELQAQRTEAADAQGATAELRAHLGELEDAEDSATRAAFARVNAAFREYSAELLGGEGELETETGDSGRLTGLRLAVQPRGKRTRNLNLLSAGERTMAGLGFLFALNHAGGDGGAGGLPLAVLDEVDAPLDEANIRRFTAFLERFSARGAQFLLVTHQKATMEVATALWGVTTDGSGASRVLSIKQAEDAARRVLVEG
- a CDS encoding chloramphenicol acetyltransferase, which encodes MLRPLDLTTWPRRQIYQHFRQNPCTFNVTVSVDVTSFRERLKERGWPFVPALIYSICAVVNRLPALRMGLLDGTQPGIWDSVLPLYTVVHPETETFSALWTELGSSLGEFLEHHHADAQHYGPLPDYLPKPGTPPNALNISVTPWLGFSAFELNIQDAADYLLPVVTVGRYERSAGRLRMPVALRANHAACDGIHIAQFYQELQRELDAFMPQS
- a CDS encoding carbohydrate kinase family protein, whose amino-acid sequence is MKFYVIGDVTVDHLYHLNKLPRPGEEVTPLRASMKPGGAGGTIAVTLARLGHTVTLAACVGDDPFADYALSRVRESGVSEAAIQRSASHLTSTITLMQTADGQRTMISDGAANRQLDPAKLKKKDVEVCDALIVNAYSLIEGPQREFTLQAVEYARNAKKDVPVFIDLGTGAVNKVGTGLRDEALRSNYLTLNQHELQALTGTRSISAALKQLGEAGAQRVVVKVGKMGSIIWTPTETELVDAVPPQGAAVVDSTGAGDTFTATFAHAILSGASMAESARAANAAGALAATGFGAQEHPITAADLAVAVPKSTRK
- the rsmA gene encoding 16S rRNA (adenine(1518)-N(6)/adenine(1519)-N(6))-dimethyltransferase RsmA, whose product is MTPDPPTSPNPTPPAPLYSPARVRDLLAQHGLRPTKSLGQNFLIDGNILRAIAEAGLTGGPAEGTPVLEVGPGLGVLTREIALRGARVTALEKDEKLRPVLAETLADVDVQVVWGDALDFDYASLPQGTRVVANLPYYITGVLLSRFMHAPAIVSATVLVQKEVGQRLASRPGDDNYGFLSALAALYGTVRHVRDVPKGAFFPAPDVTSSVIRLDFDRSRPPPPAALLKFVEAALHHRRKTLRNNLRMIGQDAAAIDAALEALGLRPDVRAEDVPLGALRDLAERLGVLG